A section of the bacterium genome encodes:
- a CDS encoding CBS domain-containing protein, with the protein MSPARVSGSNQAPPPAGVFGGSAWRLGRIFGIEIAIDQSWLLIFGLVTFSLAGRMTIEHEASAAIERWGVAVAASLVFFASLLLHELGHSVVALQTGLEVRSITLFLFGGVAQLGSEPRRPKDEIWIALAGPAVSAALGLGFLTLADVLSAAGSSPLSSATAWLGSINLALAIFNLAPGFPLDGGRVLRGIVWGVTGSFERATQVASTGGAIVARTLMAMGAILALATGQLLGGLWLVLIGWFLLQAARGPAQAMRLERTLGEIRVGDVMEPVARAFVGPSLSVASALQDKVLLHGLRTLYVVESDFRLLGIVTLRELAAVPPEQRASCRLGDLMTPVADLHLTSSDESGWRALEEMASYRLNQLPVVDGGRLRGCVSREGLLNVLHAAIALERQGDAAGTRLKTT; encoded by the coding sequence TTGTCACCAGCCCGCGTCTCCGGATCGAATCAGGCTCCGCCACCTGCCGGAGTTTTCGGCGGCAGCGCGTGGCGTCTGGGACGCATCTTCGGCATCGAGATTGCGATCGACCAGAGCTGGCTGCTGATTTTCGGCCTGGTCACGTTCTCGCTGGCCGGACGTATGACCATCGAGCACGAGGCATCGGCAGCCATCGAACGCTGGGGCGTGGCGGTCGCCGCGAGTTTGGTCTTCTTCGCTTCGCTCTTGCTCCACGAATTGGGCCACAGTGTGGTGGCTCTGCAGACCGGGCTGGAGGTGCGTTCGATCACGCTGTTTCTGTTCGGGGGTGTTGCGCAACTCGGCAGCGAGCCGCGCCGCCCAAAGGACGAGATATGGATCGCGCTGGCGGGACCCGCGGTGAGTGCGGCTCTGGGCCTGGGCTTCCTCACGCTGGCGGACGTGCTTTCCGCCGCTGGAAGTTCACCGCTGAGCAGCGCAACCGCCTGGCTCGGGTCGATCAATCTCGCCCTTGCGATTTTCAACCTCGCACCCGGCTTCCCGCTGGACGGCGGGCGGGTGCTTCGCGGTATCGTCTGGGGAGTGACCGGTAGCTTCGAACGGGCGACGCAGGTGGCGTCCACCGGAGGAGCGATCGTCGCGCGAACGCTGATGGCGATGGGCGCAATACTGGCGTTGGCCACAGGGCAACTTCTCGGCGGCCTCTGGCTCGTACTGATCGGCTGGTTCCTGCTCCAGGCCGCACGTGGACCCGCCCAAGCGATGCGCCTTGAGCGCACTCTCGGAGAAATCCGCGTCGGTGATGTGATGGAACCCGTGGCGCGCGCATTTGTCGGCCCGTCGCTCAGTGTCGCGAGCGCCCTGCAAGACAAGGTATTGCTTCACGGTCTTCGCACACTGTACGTAGTCGAGTCCGATTTTCGGCTTCTCGGCATCGTCACGCTGCGCGAACTCGCGGCGGTTCCCCCTGAACAACGCGCTTCTTGCAGGCTAGGCGACCTGATGACGCCGGTTGCGGATCTGCATCTCACGTCTTCAGATGAGTCGGGCTGGCGGGCTCTGGAGGAGATGGCGAGCTACCGTCTGAATCAGCTTCCCGTAGTAGACGGAGGCAGATTGCGGGGCTGCGTCTCGCGGGAAGGGCTTCTGAACGTACTTCACGCCGCGATTGCGCTCGAGCGGCAAGGCGACGCCGCGGGAACGAGGTTGAAGACCACATGA